From Streptomyces zhihengii, the proteins below share one genomic window:
- a CDS encoding DUF2156 domain-containing protein, with product MPATTADTSVLEAIRTHTLSENASAFLALNSGNSTFTVPGADGVVVYRRTGGFAVQFGGPFAAPDAYDTLLDGFRGYVKDEGLELVGVQLQRADAERYAARGFTVNQVGASWAVRLPEFSLRGTRFMQLRNKISRAHRNGLVIKEVTADDWQGAIAAIDEAWLGSKGGAQQLEFLVGQIGGDPQTHRRLFAGTIDDVPVAYISYSPVYGERAGWMHDLSRRVPEGSPGLMEAINAHAIEVFRAEGVEWLHFGFTPFTGLDAGHELGGHSPAFQWLMHALWAEGAALYPAQTQLSYKQKWAPDELIPEYVAFDRPTASIAGFAHVFRACKAF from the coding sequence ATGCCCGCGACCACGGCGGACACCTCGGTTCTCGAGGCGATCCGGACACACACCCTGAGCGAGAACGCCAGCGCGTTCCTCGCGCTCAACAGCGGCAACAGCACCTTCACCGTCCCCGGCGCCGACGGTGTCGTCGTCTACCGCCGTACCGGCGGCTTCGCGGTTCAGTTCGGGGGGCCCTTCGCCGCCCCCGACGCCTACGACACGCTCCTCGACGGCTTCCGCGGGTACGTGAAGGACGAGGGGCTGGAGCTCGTCGGCGTGCAGCTCCAGCGCGCCGACGCCGAGCGCTACGCCGCGCGCGGCTTCACCGTCAACCAGGTGGGCGCCTCCTGGGCCGTGCGGCTGCCGGAGTTCTCCCTGCGCGGCACCCGCTTCATGCAGCTGCGCAACAAGATCTCCCGCGCGCACCGCAACGGCCTCGTGATCAAGGAGGTCACCGCCGACGACTGGCAGGGCGCGATAGCGGCCATCGACGAGGCGTGGCTCGGCTCCAAGGGCGGCGCCCAGCAACTCGAGTTCCTGGTGGGCCAGATCGGCGGCGATCCGCAGACGCACCGCCGGCTGTTCGCGGGCACCATCGACGACGTCCCGGTGGCGTACATCTCCTACTCGCCCGTGTACGGCGAGCGGGCCGGCTGGATGCACGACCTGAGCCGCCGTGTGCCCGAGGGGTCCCCGGGGCTGATGGAGGCCATCAACGCCCACGCCATCGAGGTCTTCCGTGCCGAGGGGGTGGAGTGGCTGCACTTCGGCTTCACCCCGTTCACCGGGCTCGACGCCGGCCACGAACTCGGCGGCCACAGCCCGGCGTTCCAGTGGCTGATGCACGCGCTCTGGGCCGAGGGGGCCGCGCTGTACCCCGCGCAGACCCAGCTTTCGTACAAGCAGAAGTGGGCCCCCGACGAGCTCATCCCGGAGTACGTCGCCTTCGACCGGCCGACCGCCTCGATCGCCGGCTTCGCGCACGTCTTCCGTGCCTGCAAGGCCTTCTGA
- a CDS encoding AfsR/SARP family transcriptional regulator → MLSFSILGALQIRTALGPAEISGDLQRTLIQTLLVNEGQSISGESLIEEMWGDSVPDNQANALQAHISRLRRKLKSLEPDRVTSRVTIHPSGYRLTVGQGELDAIEFTKTVRQAEVASASDPAGTARLLADALAMWRGPVFGDFTGGTLCQLACGRYEEHRMRAMELRFDAELSLRNHAAVLAELHDAHTNHPLRERFCEQLMIALYRSGRQADALNVYRRMWQHLSDELGIEPSPSLRRVENAILSHDPSLASVSPAPVVLQPA, encoded by the coding sequence ATGCTGAGCTTCTCGATTCTCGGCGCCCTCCAGATCCGCACCGCGTTAGGTCCCGCGGAGATCTCCGGTGATCTCCAACGGACCCTCATCCAGACGCTTCTCGTCAACGAGGGACAGTCCATCTCCGGCGAGAGCCTGATCGAGGAGATGTGGGGTGATTCGGTCCCGGACAACCAGGCGAACGCCCTGCAGGCCCACATCAGCCGCCTGCGCCGGAAGCTGAAGAGCCTGGAACCCGACCGGGTGACCTCCCGGGTCACCATCCACCCCTCCGGCTACCGGCTCACCGTCGGCCAGGGCGAGTTGGACGCCATCGAGTTCACCAAGACCGTCCGGCAGGCAGAGGTCGCCTCCGCGAGCGACCCGGCCGGCACCGCCCGTCTGCTGGCGGACGCGCTCGCGATGTGGCGCGGCCCCGTCTTCGGCGACTTCACCGGCGGCACGCTCTGCCAGCTCGCCTGCGGCCGCTACGAGGAGCACCGCATGCGGGCCATGGAGCTCCGCTTCGACGCCGAGCTGAGCCTTCGCAACCACGCCGCCGTACTGGCCGAGCTGCACGACGCCCACACCAACCACCCGCTGCGGGAACGCTTCTGCGAGCAGCTGATGATCGCCCTGTACCGCTCGGGCCGTCAGGCCGACGCGCTGAACGTCTACCGCCGGATGTGGCAGCACCTCTCGGACGAGCTCGGCATCGAACCCTCGCCCTCGCTCCGCCGCGTGGAGAACGCGATCCTCTCCCACGACCCTTCCCTCGCCTCCGTCTCCCCGGCACCGGTGGTGCTCCAGCCGGCGTGA
- a CDS encoding acyl-CoA carboxylase subunit beta, with translation MRFHVAELAKIRERVHAGPSEKATAAQKAKGKLTARERIGLLLDEGSFHEVEPLRRHRATGFGLEAKRPYTDGVVTGWGSVMGRTVFVYAHDFRIFGGALGEAHAAKIHKIMDLALSAGAPLVSLNDGAGARIQEGVTALAGYGGIFRRNTKASGVIPQISVMLGPCAGGAAYSPALTDFVFMVRETSQMFITGPDVVKAVTGEEISQNGLGGADVHAETSGVCHFAYDDEETCLEEVRYLLSLLPGNNRETPPSSPVEDPPDRSCDSLADLVPVDGNRPYDMRHVIEEIVDDGEYLEVHERWAPNIICTLTRLGGQVVGIVANQPRVLAGVLDVEASEKAARFVQMCDAFSIPLVTLLDVPGFLPGVGQEHGGIIRHGAKLLYAYCDATVPRISLILRKAYGGAYIVMDSQSIGADLTYAWPTNEIAVMGAEGAANVIFRRRIAEAEDPEAERDALVKAYKAELMHPYYAAERGLVDDVIDPARTREVLIDSLAMLRTKHVDRPARKHGNPPQ, from the coding sequence ATGCGGTTCCACGTCGCCGAGCTGGCCAAGATACGCGAGCGGGTGCACGCGGGCCCGAGCGAGAAGGCCACCGCCGCGCAGAAGGCCAAGGGCAAACTCACCGCCCGGGAGCGGATCGGCCTGCTCCTCGACGAGGGGTCGTTCCACGAGGTGGAGCCGCTGCGCCGGCACCGGGCGACCGGCTTCGGGCTGGAGGCCAAGCGGCCGTACACCGACGGAGTCGTCACCGGCTGGGGCTCCGTGATGGGCCGCACCGTCTTCGTCTACGCGCACGACTTCCGTATCTTCGGCGGAGCACTGGGCGAGGCCCACGCCGCCAAGATCCACAAGATCATGGATCTGGCCCTGTCGGCGGGCGCCCCGCTCGTCTCGCTCAACGACGGCGCGGGCGCCCGGATCCAGGAGGGCGTCACGGCCCTGGCGGGCTACGGCGGGATCTTCCGCCGCAACACCAAGGCGTCCGGGGTCATCCCCCAGATCAGTGTGATGCTCGGCCCGTGCGCGGGCGGCGCGGCGTACTCGCCCGCCCTGACGGACTTCGTGTTCATGGTCCGGGAGACCTCGCAGATGTTCATCACCGGGCCCGACGTGGTCAAGGCGGTGACGGGCGAGGAGATCAGCCAGAACGGCCTCGGCGGCGCGGACGTGCACGCCGAGACGTCCGGGGTGTGCCACTTCGCCTACGACGACGAGGAGACCTGCCTGGAGGAGGTGCGCTACCTGCTCTCCCTGCTGCCGGGCAACAACCGGGAGACACCGCCCTCGTCACCGGTCGAGGACCCGCCGGACAGGAGCTGCGACTCCCTGGCCGACCTGGTCCCGGTGGACGGCAACCGCCCGTACGACATGCGGCACGTGATCGAGGAGATCGTCGACGACGGTGAGTACCTGGAGGTCCACGAACGGTGGGCCCCCAACATCATCTGCACGCTGACCAGGCTCGGCGGACAGGTGGTGGGCATCGTCGCCAACCAGCCCCGGGTCCTCGCCGGCGTGCTGGACGTCGAGGCGAGCGAGAAGGCGGCACGGTTCGTGCAGATGTGCGACGCCTTCAGCATCCCGCTCGTCACACTGCTCGACGTCCCCGGGTTCCTGCCGGGTGTCGGACAGGAGCACGGCGGCATCATCCGGCACGGCGCCAAACTGCTCTACGCGTACTGCGACGCGACCGTGCCGCGCATCTCGCTGATCCTCCGCAAGGCGTACGGCGGCGCGTACATCGTCATGGACAGCCAGTCCATCGGCGCCGACCTCACCTACGCGTGGCCCACGAACGAGATCGCGGTGATGGGCGCGGAGGGTGCGGCCAACGTGATCTTCCGTCGCCGGATCGCCGAGGCGGAGGACCCCGAGGCCGAACGCGACGCGCTGGTCAAGGCGTACAAGGCCGAGCTGATGCATCCGTACTACGCGGCCGAACGCGGCCTGGTGGACGACGTCATCGACCCCGCCCGGACCCGCGAGGTGCTGATCGACTCCCTGGCGATGCTGCGGACCAAGCACGTCGACCGTCCCGCCCGCAAGCACGGCAACCCCCCTCAGTGA
- a CDS encoding acyl-CoA carboxylase subunit epsilon gives MTIPSTACIRIEKGAVTPEELAALTVLFLSRPSMTASATETDPPAPTTAWRPDAFHAPHSWQAP, from the coding sequence ATGACCATTCCGTCCACGGCCTGCATACGCATCGAGAAGGGCGCGGTGACCCCTGAGGAACTGGCGGCCCTCACGGTCCTCTTCCTCTCCCGGCCCTCCATGACCGCCTCCGCGACCGAGACGGACCCCCCGGCCCCGACCACCGCCTGGCGCCCCGACGCATTCCACGCCCCCCACAGCTGGCAGGCCCCCTAA
- a CDS encoding NAD(P)/FAD-dependent oxidoreductase, with product MAVQQAGEGHPVVVVGAGAAGVQTVVALREKGYDGPLLLLGDEPHRPYDRPPLSKSVLLGGDADAVRFDVDFDALGVEVRLGCGARGLRPEARELDTARGPVGYRALVLATGAEPVRLPGAAGLPSVHELRTLDDARRLGPVLAERREVVVVGAGWIGAEFATAATAAGCRVTVVEAADRPLAGALPAEVTGPMRAWYREAGVELRTGVGVRRIEDGAVELADGERLTAGAVLVGVGARPATAWLAGSGVAIGARGDVLADEGLRTSVPDVYAVGDCASFPSARFGGRLLVHHWDNALQGPRAVAASLTGGAGAVYDPVPYFWSEQFGRFVQYAGHHADADTLVRRGDPDGDAWSVCWLREERLVAVLSVGRARDLAQGKRLIASGAPLVRERVADADVPLKSAVADGAAATVG from the coding sequence ATGGCAGTGCAGCAGGCGGGCGAGGGGCACCCCGTGGTCGTCGTCGGGGCAGGTGCGGCCGGGGTGCAGACCGTGGTGGCGCTGCGGGAGAAGGGCTACGACGGTCCGCTGCTGCTGCTCGGGGACGAGCCGCACCGGCCGTACGACAGGCCGCCGCTGTCGAAGTCGGTGCTGCTGGGCGGCGACGCCGACGCGGTGCGCTTCGACGTGGACTTCGACGCGCTGGGCGTGGAGGTGCGCCTGGGCTGCGGGGCGAGGGGCCTGCGGCCCGAGGCGCGGGAGCTGGACACCGCGCGGGGGCCGGTCGGGTACCGCGCGCTGGTGCTGGCGACCGGCGCGGAGCCGGTGCGGCTGCCGGGTGCGGCCGGCCTCCCGTCGGTGCACGAGCTGCGCACCCTGGACGACGCGCGCCGGCTCGGGCCCGTGCTCGCGGAGCGGCGCGAGGTGGTCGTGGTCGGGGCGGGCTGGATCGGCGCCGAGTTCGCGACGGCGGCGACCGCCGCGGGCTGCCGTGTCACCGTCGTCGAGGCCGCCGACCGGCCGCTCGCCGGGGCGCTGCCGGCGGAGGTCACCGGCCCCATGCGGGCCTGGTACCGGGAGGCCGGGGTGGAGCTGCGCACCGGCGTGGGCGTCCGGCGGATCGAGGACGGCGCGGTCGAACTGGCGGACGGCGAGCGGCTGACGGCCGGGGCCGTGCTCGTCGGGGTCGGCGCGCGCCCGGCGACCGCGTGGCTGGCGGGCTCGGGCGTGGCGATCGGCGCACGGGGCGACGTGCTGGCCGACGAGGGCCTGCGGACGTCGGTGCCCGACGTGTACGCGGTCGGCGACTGCGCCTCGTTCCCCTCGGCCCGGTTCGGCGGCCGGCTGCTGGTGCACCACTGGGACAACGCGCTCCAGGGGCCGCGCGCGGTCGCGGCCTCGCTGACGGGCGGCGCGGGCGCGGTGTACGACCCGGTGCCCTACTTCTGGTCCGAGCAGTTCGGCCGGTTCGTGCAGTACGCGGGGCACCACGCGGACGCGGACACCCTGGTGCGGCGCGGCGATCCGGACGGGGACGCCTGGAGCGTGTGCTGGCTGCGCGAGGAGCGGCTGGTGGCGGTGCTGTCCGTCGGCAGGGCGCGCGACCTGGCCCAGGGCAAGCGGCTGATCGCCTCGGGGGCGCCGCTCGTGCGCGAGCGGGTGGCCGATGCGGACGTGCCGCTGAAGTCGGCTGTCGCCGACGGCGCGGCGGCCACGGTGGGTTGA
- a CDS encoding ScbR family autoregulator-binding transcription factor — protein MVKQERAERTLRRIITAAAEQFEQNGYRGTSLDDITRAAGVSKGAFYFHFASKDQVAMAVLGLAQGLFEDAVADSCEGGSPLQSLIDLSHELSELVRLEPPVRAAMRLHRERPEPVAQDFDHHALWYEAADRLLARAARQHELLDTLSGRASRALASTTLFSVEALSWADAPEGDSSRQLSELWELLLPAIAPPTLVGTFRTSAPDRCTDHPELAAQL, from the coding sequence ATGGTCAAGCAGGAGCGCGCCGAGCGCACACTCCGACGGATCATCACGGCTGCGGCGGAACAGTTCGAGCAGAACGGCTACCGGGGCACCAGCCTCGACGACATCACCCGTGCGGCGGGGGTCTCGAAGGGCGCGTTCTACTTCCACTTCGCCTCGAAGGACCAGGTGGCGATGGCGGTGCTGGGGCTCGCGCAGGGCCTGTTCGAGGACGCCGTCGCCGATTCGTGCGAGGGCGGCTCGCCGCTCCAGTCGCTGATCGACCTCAGTCACGAGCTCAGTGAACTGGTGCGCCTGGAGCCGCCGGTGCGGGCGGCGATGCGGCTGCACCGGGAGCGGCCGGAGCCGGTGGCGCAGGACTTCGACCATCACGCCCTGTGGTACGAGGCGGCGGACCGGCTGCTCGCCCGGGCGGCCCGGCAGCACGAACTGCTGGACACGCTCTCCGGCCGGGCCTCGCGCGCGCTGGCCTCGACCACACTGTTCTCGGTGGAGGCGCTGAGCTGGGCGGACGCACCGGAGGGCGACTCCTCCCGGCAGCTCTCGGAGCTCTGGGAGCTGCTGCTGCCGGCCATCGCGCCGCCGACCCTGGTGGGAACCTTCCGCACCTCCGCACCGGACCGGTGCACCGACCACCCGGAGCTCGCCGCGCAGCTCTGA
- a CDS encoding ScbR family autoregulator-binding transcription factor, whose protein sequence is MARQERAEVTRSAIIDGAARAFDGTGFFGTSLSDIVKEAGVTKGALYFHFASKEDLAQAVIGEQFSIWETLRDLDRPGVQTVIDLVHTMAQQLQESVRVRAGIRLVIEQSTALGANAGPYAKWIDLIRNCLAQAQGRGDIKPEIDVADAANVIVGCWTGLQLSSQVLTGRRDLSERTTQMWRMMLPGLVPVRRLARFHVDGTPGLLDHTREAALVREGVEVG, encoded by the coding sequence ATGGCCAGGCAGGAACGGGCAGAGGTCACCCGCAGCGCGATCATCGACGGGGCCGCGCGGGCCTTCGACGGCACGGGCTTCTTCGGCACGAGTCTCAGTGACATCGTGAAGGAGGCGGGGGTGACGAAGGGTGCCCTCTACTTCCACTTCGCCTCGAAGGAAGACCTGGCCCAGGCCGTGATCGGCGAGCAGTTCTCCATCTGGGAGACCCTGCGCGACCTCGACCGCCCGGGCGTCCAGACGGTGATCGACCTGGTGCACACGATGGCCCAGCAGCTCCAGGAGAGCGTCCGTGTGCGGGCCGGGATCAGGCTGGTGATCGAGCAGTCGACCGCCCTCGGCGCCAACGCCGGGCCCTACGCCAAGTGGATCGATCTCATCCGCAACTGCCTCGCCCAGGCGCAGGGGAGGGGCGATATCAAGCCGGAGATCGACGTCGCCGACGCCGCCAACGTGATCGTCGGCTGCTGGACCGGTCTCCAGCTCTCGTCCCAGGTGCTCACCGGCCGCCGGGACCTGTCCGAACGCACCACGCAGATGTGGCGGATGATGCTCCCCGGGCTGGTGCCGGTGCGCCGGCTCGCCCGCTTCCATGTGGACGGCACTCCCGGCCTGCTGGACCACACCCGCGAGGCGGCGCTGGTGCGCGAGGGCGTCGAGGTCGGCTGA
- a CDS encoding ScbA/BarX family gamma-butyrolactone biosynthesis protein — protein sequence MRVATLMHPADLSSADAPELFLQTVPRTLVHRAAVSEVFVTGIQRIAPEHFRVGAQWPRSHSYYGPVAGRRHDPMLLAESIRQALLLISHEAYDVPIGYHFLSHTVSHDIDPDGALLTGRPAHVLLDVRCDDLKRRGKTVSGYTARVDCSRDGVVVGSGEVTLSCLPPAVYGRVRGERALGATAPVRRALPEAVTPELVGRRCASDVVLGATGIDRVWTLRADQDHPVLFDHPVDHVPGMVLMEAARQAALAVVQDPDGLAVSCEAAFDQYVEFDSACLVTAVAGTDPVTGPRTVDVRFDQAGATVGTCRVKVLAS from the coding sequence ATGCGCGTTGCTACCCTGATGCACCCGGCGGATCTCTCGTCCGCAGACGCTCCCGAGCTCTTCCTCCAGACGGTGCCCCGGACCTTAGTCCACCGCGCCGCCGTCTCCGAGGTCTTCGTCACCGGCATACAGCGCATAGCACCCGAGCACTTCCGCGTCGGCGCCCAGTGGCCCCGCAGCCACAGCTACTACGGTCCGGTCGCCGGCCGCCGGCACGACCCGATGCTGCTCGCCGAATCGATTCGCCAGGCACTGCTGCTCATCTCGCACGAGGCGTACGACGTACCGATCGGTTACCACTTCCTCTCCCACACCGTCTCGCACGACATCGACCCGGACGGCGCTCTGCTCACCGGCCGTCCCGCGCACGTGCTGCTCGACGTGCGGTGCGACGACCTCAAGCGCCGCGGCAAGACCGTCAGCGGCTACACCGCGCGGGTCGACTGCAGCCGCGACGGCGTCGTCGTGGGCTCCGGCGAGGTGACCCTGAGCTGCCTGCCCCCCGCGGTCTACGGGAGAGTCAGAGGTGAGCGCGCCCTCGGTGCCACCGCACCCGTACGGCGCGCTCTTCCCGAGGCCGTCACCCCCGAACTGGTCGGCCGCCGCTGCGCGTCCGACGTGGTGCTGGGCGCGACGGGCATCGACCGCGTCTGGACCCTGCGCGCCGACCAGGACCACCCCGTCCTCTTCGACCACCCCGTCGACCATGTGCCGGGGATGGTGCTGATGGAGGCGGCCCGGCAGGCGGCGCTCGCCGTCGTCCAGGACCCGGACGGTCTCGCGGTCTCCTGCGAGGCGGCGTTCGACCAGTACGTCGAGTTCGACAGCGCCTGCCTGGTGACCGCGGTCGCCGGCACCGACCCGGTCACCGGCCCGCGGACGGTCGACGTGCGCTTCGACCAGGCCGGCGCCACCGTCGGCACGTGCAGGGTCAAGGTCCTTGCTAGCTGA
- a CDS encoding NAD-dependent epimerase/dehydratase family protein, translating to MLAERGAVLVVGGTGFIGSAVVRELLTPSGGGARDVRVLARRPLPDWMTSAGARRIPADLLDPASLEGCCDGVGTVLHLASYVGRDRTQCEAVNERGTAALAAAARAAGTGRLLYVSTASVYGHGPHRGAAEGRLAAAPVSPASTSRLAAEAIVLDGGGIVLRPHLVYGPGDKWFVPTVCRLLRKVPVWADGGSARASLVGVRDLARVVAAFAERDWSGEHGGIHHVNHPRPVMFRTVVGQLCRHLGIAPPTSDLSRRAHRELTARVLPQLSAHQHALLTEDHWYDSNGVWARLGLTPGPGFAAGLVPGLPWYRRHLAGLHIV from the coding sequence TTGCTAGCTGAACGGGGCGCGGTCCTGGTCGTGGGGGGAACGGGGTTCATCGGCAGCGCGGTCGTCCGCGAGCTGCTCACACCGTCCGGCGGCGGCGCACGCGACGTGCGCGTCCTCGCCCGCCGGCCACTGCCCGACTGGATGACATCTGCGGGTGCGCGGAGGATACCCGCCGATCTTCTCGATCCGGCAAGTCTCGAAGGGTGTTGTGACGGCGTCGGCACCGTCCTGCATCTGGCCAGCTACGTGGGACGCGACCGGACCCAGTGCGAAGCCGTCAACGAACGCGGCACCGCCGCACTCGCCGCCGCCGCGCGGGCGGCCGGCACCGGCCGCCTGCTCTACGTCTCCACCGCATCCGTGTACGGCCACGGCCCGCACCGGGGCGCGGCCGAGGGCCGGCTGGCCGCGGCGCCCGTCTCCCCGGCCAGCACCTCGCGGCTGGCGGCCGAGGCCATCGTGCTCGACGGCGGGGGGATCGTGCTGCGGCCCCACCTCGTCTACGGGCCGGGCGACAAGTGGTTCGTGCCCACCGTGTGCCGGCTGCTGCGCAAGGTCCCGGTGTGGGCCGACGGCGGCAGCGCCCGGGCCTCGCTCGTCGGGGTGCGGGACCTGGCCCGGGTGGTGGCGGCCTTCGCCGAGCGGGACTGGTCCGGCGAGCACGGCGGCATCCACCACGTGAACCATCCCCGCCCGGTGATGTTCCGTACGGTGGTGGGGCAGTTGTGCCGTCACCTCGGCATCGCCCCGCCGACCTCGGACCTCTCCCGGCGGGCGCACCGGGAGCTGACGGCGCGGGTCCTGCCGCAGCTCTCCGCCCATCAGCACGCCCTGCTCACCGAGGACCACTGGTACGACAGCAACGGGGTGTGGGCCCGGCTGGGCCTGACGCCCGGACCCGGCTTCGCCGCCGGGCTGGTACCCGGTCTGCCGTGGTACCGCAGGCATCTGGCGGGTCTGCACATCGTCTGA